Proteins from a single region of Candidatus Paceibacterota bacterium:
- the hisS gene encoding histidine--tRNA ligase — translation MAKIEPKLLKGFRDFLPEQQIGRQRMIETVKASYESFGFEPIETPALEYLETLTGKYGDEGDKLMYRFKDNGDRDVALRYDLTIPLARLVAQNGDLKRPWKRYQVSPVWRADNPQKGRYREFYQCDADIVGSDSPLADAEILALAAGTLAKLGVTDFVVRVNSRAIINAFYDSLGLSAEAKTAAIRAVDKMDKIGAEGVKKELGTGLANNADAIIGFAQVSIDPMNARVDIAAVAERFPAIKTAVAELISIIESASVLAPKARFVIDFSIARGLDYYTGIIFETTLANAPQFGSVLSGGRYDGLIGMFSNKPVPAVGASIGLDRLYAALEELKLVATEKTVAKALIVNFDESLQADYLRLASDLRAAGVNTVVYFDTADMKKQLSYASDKGIKYALIYGSDEAKEGKIVIKDLEKGSQEKIAFGEVVRLLKK, via the coding sequence ATGGCCAAAATAGAGCCAAAACTTTTGAAAGGGTTCCGAGATTTCCTGCCCGAGCAGCAGATAGGGAGGCAGCGCATGATCGAAACCGTTAAGGCGTCATACGAATCGTTCGGCTTCGAACCGATCGAGACGCCGGCTTTGGAGTATTTGGAAACGCTCACGGGCAAATACGGCGACGAGGGCGACAAGCTCATGTATCGCTTCAAAGACAACGGCGACCGCGATGTGGCCCTTCGATACGACCTGACCATCCCTCTGGCGCGCCTCGTCGCGCAGAACGGCGACCTTAAAAGGCCGTGGAAGCGCTATCAGGTTTCGCCCGTCTGGCGTGCGGACAATCCGCAGAAGGGCCGCTACCGCGAGTTCTACCAGTGCGATGCCGACATCGTCGGTTCCGATTCGCCGCTCGCCGATGCGGAGATTTTGGCGCTTGCCGCAGGAACTTTGGCAAAGCTCGGTGTGACCGATTTCGTCGTGCGAGTGAATAGCCGGGCCATCATCAATGCTTTTTATGACTCTCTCGGCCTTTCGGCCGAAGCGAAGACCGCCGCTATCCGCGCCGTCGATAAAATGGACAAGATCGGCGCCGAAGGCGTCAAAAAAGAGCTCGGAACGGGCCTCGCGAACAACGCGGACGCGATCATCGGCTTTGCGCAGGTGTCCATTGATCCGATGAATGCTCGGGTAGACATCGCTGCGGTCGCCGAACGATTCCCGGCCATCAAAACGGCGGTCGCCGAGCTTATCTCCATCATCGAAAGCGCATCGGTACTGGCTCCGAAGGCTCGCTTCGTCATCGATTTCTCCATCGCACGCGGTCTGGACTATTACACCGGCATCATTTTCGAGACGACGCTCGCCAATGCGCCGCAATTCGGTTCCGTCCTGTCCGGCGGACGCTATGACGGCCTGATCGGCATGTTCTCGAACAAGCCTGTGCCTGCAGTGGGCGCATCGATCGGCCTCGACCGCCTCTATGCGGCTCTCGAGGAATTGAAATTGGTCGCGACGGAAAAGACCGTCGCCAAGGCGCTCATCGTCAATTTCGACGAGTCATTGCAAGCCGACTATTTGCGCCTTGCATCCGACCTCCGCGCGGCGGGCGTGAACACCGTCGTCTATTTCGATACCGCTGACATGAAGAAGCAGCTTTCATACGCGTCCGACAAGGGCATCAAATACGCCCTCATATACGGCTCTGACGAGGCCAAGGAGGGCAAGATCGTGATCAAAGATCTGGAGAAGGGGAGTCAGGAGAAGATCGCGTTCGGCGAAGTCGTTCGTTTGCTCAAAAAATAG